From the Eleutherodactylus coqui strain aEleCoq1 chromosome 9, aEleCoq1.hap1, whole genome shotgun sequence genome, the window ATAACGTCACAAAAACGACATACAGCCAACTATACCAGGCATCTTTAGCTAAAATGCGCTATTTACAACAGCAGGGGTACACTTTACGCGTCTTATGGGAGCATGAATGGCGTGAAATGATTGAGACCAATTCAGACCTTCAGGCTTTTCTTCTTAAAATGCAGTTCCCAGTACCGCTAGAGCCGCGTGACGCTCTTTACGGCGGTCGAACTAACGCGATAAAGCTATATCACAGGCTGGCCGATGGCGAGACGATAAATTATTATGATTTCACTAGTCTATATCCTTTCATCAACAAAACAAAGACGTACCCTATAGGTCACCCGACGATTATTTATGAAGATTTTActtacatcaaaaattactttggtaTCGCAAAAGTTAAAGTGTACCCGCCTCGCGATTTATTTTTCCCGGTGCTACCGGTGAAAATGAATCATAAGTTGATGTTTCCGCTGTGTTACACTTGCGCTTTAAATTCACTGAGCGATCCCTGTAGTCATACTGATGAAGAGAGGTCTATCGTTGGCACTTGGTGTACGATAGAACTCGAGATGGCTGTAGAGAAAGGTTACAGGATAGCACACACCTACGAAATCTGGCACTTTCCAGAAACATCGGATAATCTATTCGCGTCTTACATCGAGTTGCATCTTAGGGATAAGCAGGAGGCTTCAGGCTTCCCGAGTTGGTGCACGGACGATGATAAGAAAAATGCGTATATTGACTCCTTTCTTCAAAAAGAAGGTGTTCAATTGCGTAAGGAGGAAATAGGCGTAAACCCTGCTAAACGCCAAATCTCCAAGCTTTTCTTAAACTCCTTGTGGGGAAAGTTTGCGCAGAAATCAAACCTTCCGTGTACCAACATCGTGACTGACCCTGATAAACTCTTTGAGTATGTGTTTCTACCACAGTACGAAATTTCAGGTCTAAATTTCATTGATGACGAAACAGCCAATGTCACGTGGAAATACGCCAAAGAGCATCACACGgtcaacaaaaacacaaacatctttaTAGCTTGTTTTACAACAGCCTACGCACGCCTAGAGCTCTACTCTCTTCTGGATAGACTGCAGGAACGATGCCTTTATCATGACACAGACTCTGTCATGTTTGTACAGCGTGAAGGCGATTGGAACCCGCCGTTAGGCGACTATCTGGGGGAATTGACCAGCGAGATCCCCGATGATACACACATAACAGAGTTTGTATCTGCTGGTCCCAAAACCTACGGGTACAAGTTGAACACTGGTAAAACAGTGTTAAAAGTTAAAGGTATAACTTTAAATACGTCAGCCACTCAGGTCGTAAATTTTGACAGTCTGAAAGATCTGGTTCTGGATTATCAACGTAACAGCGACCCTGAAACACAAAAGACCATCACCGTAGAGCAGCCAGGCTTTGTGAGAGATAAAAAGTATTGGGATATCGAAACAAGGCCGCTACAAAAAACACAGAGGTGTGTTTATACAAAGAGGTATCTACTAGATGATTTTACCACTCTCCCTTACGGTTATTAGATCATAAAGTAAGCAAATACACCCAGACATGCAAACCCGTAATATTGTTTGATTTTGTGGCGTGTTGGTGTAATTATATGTCGGAGATAACTGCTTCTTCTCCTAACTAGGATCTGTAAGGAATACGTACTACCGGATCAGCTCAGCATTAACGCCACGCAATCCGCAAGATCGTGTGAGGAGACGACTATTAGACGAATTCACACTATAACATCACAGTGTTAACGGTTGTATGATGGACACACGATTGCAACACCCCTTCTCTTGTATTTTAGCCGGTCCGTCTAActctgggaaaagttactttgttaAGCAATTGTTACTTAACTCTGCaacgcatatatctcatatccccGCTAACATTGTGTTTTTTCATTCGTGTTGGCAACCGCTTTATGATGAACTTTCCGCCTCTTTTTCCAACATTAGATTTATAGCAGGACTacctcagacttttatagatgatGACTTATTCCCGCCTGATAAGGTAAATTTGACCGTTGTTGATGATCTCATGGAGAGTGCCAACGAGAACAATGAAATAGAGAAAGCGTTTACCaagtatgtacaccacagaaatcTGAGCATTTTGTACCTTGTACAGAACATATTTTGTCAAGGTAAAAAGAGCCGCACTATCAGCCTTAACAGTAATTATATTGTACTGTTTAAAAATCGGCGTGACCGGCTTCAAATTGTCACGCTGGCTAGACAGATGTATCCGGGTCAGACGcgcttcttcttagaagcttttgaggatGCCACGAGTGCTCCTTACGGATATCTGCTAGTTGACTTAAGAGCCAACACACCCGAGGAGCACCGTTTGAGAACGGGTTTGTTTCCTCCTGCTTTACCAGCTGTGTACATCCCcaagaaaaatgcttctaaaaagtgagtttgtcTTTTTCGCGACTTATTTTATTCTGAGCGCATTGGTCCGACAGGATGTCTGAGAGAATTCGTCGTAATTGGGCTCTCTTAAAAAGCCTAGTGAAAGCGAAACCGGCCGTAAGAAAATCTATTTTACGCGACGCGAGCAGCGATCTGATTACAGCCATAGCTGAGATcgcattaaatattttaaaaggtcGGATACCTCTGAAACCGCGTCagaaaaagatactaaaaaaatGGCGAAGTGCTATAAGGCGCCTGGGTGATAAAACACTGGCCATTAAGAAAAAGAAGCGTATAGTGAATCAGGCCGGCGGTTTTATAGGATCGCTCTTGGGTTTTGCAATCCCAATAATTACGAGTCTGCTTGCCAATCGATAATGGACcatgcagagaaaatgtacttgGTCCCTAAACACGAACTTAACAAGATAAGACAATCCGCTACAACGACTCCGAGCATACGACAGACGACTATACATCGCCTTGATGATGAAATTAGCTCGATTTTACAACGTAGTGACATTCctgatgatgtgaaaattaaaaaatacacagatgttttacaaagatacttggtaCACGCTAAACAGGACTCAAAAGAGCTAACAACTTTAAACCTCGTAACCTCGGGTGGCGCTGATCATCAGCAAGTGTCAAATACATCTCCTGATAATAGAAATACTATTCATGAAATTGTGAGCCATGTCAATCCACGGTTCAAAAAAAATGCTGAGCTTTTGCTAAACAGACTGTCGCAGAATGCTGATATTACATCGTGGAATTTGCGCGACGAGTTTGTTTATAAAGGTGATCCGGTTACTGGGTCAAACATTTTGGACTTGATCCGCCATGCTACGCAGAGCCGtagcgctaccaagaaaaatcaccctctgggctgggacatttttatgcgagcgttggccgaagttaatatgccttctacggtcattggcagccacagtactagagaaattctccaggattTGAAAACAGGCTCGGCTCCCGGCTTTGCGACTGgtacccccaaaaacaaaatcctgacttTCTCCCCATCTCCACACGGAATAACCCAGGGGAGCCTATTGCCAAAAAAGCGACTGACACCAGTGCTCCCCATGTCGTGGCTACCTTTGTAAAagattgtaaaaatgtaactatatttcttttaacattatacagtgttatacacatctatgtaatcattcttatgcattcctttatgtaataactatattctatatttttttttctttcttacagcGCAAGTTTATATATTCGGCGCTCTCAATAAAGCTTTTATAAAACTATACATTAGtctgttttttctttcaatatattaACTTCTTTATTTACATGATTGATATATAACAGCAGGTTAACCTAGCAGGCTACACTTAACATTAGCTCATCCTATAAACTTAATAACCCATTCGTTGCGGATTACATGAATGGTACATATAATAACCCattcataggggatgatttgcatGGTAGATAACAGATGTCTAGGCTGACGGGTTGCGGTGCTGAAAAAATCTGTTAGCGGCttgaaatgcattctatatattaacccatTATACTCATAAGTCGAGCTGGTTGGTAAATAACAACCAAGACAaaactatacatataaaaaagcccatgattatcatgacacacactgtattctaaagtgtgtctcGTGATGCGTCACAGGCTTAGAATACGGGTGGGGGCCCCTGATACACGTCACAGGCGGACAGCTGCTGTGACGAAGGGCTGGAGGGTCAAAGGTCCTGGGAAAggggcgtggcacctgtcactttccaaaagtgggcgGCTTGACATAAGGTGTGTACGTATACTACTAgcgtgagcggcgatgctgcaatcattagcgtcaccattcctctgctatgcctcttgagaagttccctgcaaagcataaaggcagacgctttgcgctcggaaacagaggcgggggaagacagtatgtcgctggatagtcagagcaccctcctgtctatatctcagcgcgttgaggaggaggaggagcatgaggaggatgaggaggaggaggactaggaggaggaggaggagaatgaggaggaggaggagcatgaggaggagggggaagagacagcttggcccactgctgagggtaccgatgctattgcctgtcatcctttcagcgtgtatggcctgaggaggaggaggatcctgaaagtgatcttcctagtgacggcagccatgtgttgcatacaggtaccctggcacacatggctgacttcatgttaggatgcctttctcgtgaccctcgcgttacacgcattctggccgctaCAGGTtaatgggtgtacacactgctcgacccacggtataaggagaacctttccactctcatacccgaagagaaaaggggttcgagagtgatgctataccacaggaccctggcggacaaactgatggtaaaattcccatccgacagcgctagtggccgaaggcgcagttccgtgggccaggtagcaggggaggcgcagagatcaggcagcatgtacagcacaggcaggggaacactctctaaggcctttgatagctttctggctccccagcaagactgtgtcaccgctccccagtcaaggctgagtcggcgggagcactgtaaaaggatggtgagggagtacatagccgatcgcacgaccatcctccgtgatgcctctgccccctacaactactgggtgtcgaagctggacacgtggcctgaactcgcgctgtatgccctgaaggtgcttgcttgtcctgcggctagcgtcttgtcagagagggtgtttagtgcggctgggcgaatcatcacggataagcgtacccgcctgtcaaccgacagtgccgacaggcttacactcatcaagatgaacaaagcctggatttccccagattctcttctccaccagcggacagcagcgatacctaaacaatacgtaggctgcacccgcggacggaagcattgttctctatcaccatcaaaaacgtggaccttttagcttcatcaatctgtgtataatattcatcctcctcctcctgctcctcctcctgaaacctcacgtaatcacgccgaacgggcaatttttcttaggcccacaaggctcagtcatataatttttgtaaacaatttttatacgtttcaatgctcattaaagcgttgaaacttgcacctgaaccaatttttattttaactgggctgcctccaggcctagttacaaattaagccacattaaccaaagtgattaatgggtttcacctgccctcttggttgggcatgggaaatttttctgacgtacattagtactgttggtacaccaattttttggggccctcgcctacagtgtaatccaattaattttttgcccacctgcattaaagctgacgttacatcagctgtgctgggcactgcaatgggatatatttatgtaccgccggtgggttccagggagccacccatgctgtgggtccacagggagttgtaactgcatgtgtctacttctaaagaaccccagtctgactggggcatgcagtgtgggccgaagcccacctgcatttaacatgacattacctcagctgtgatgggcaatgcaatgggatatatttatgtaccaccagtggctttctggcacccacccatgctgtgggtccacagggagttgtaactgcatgtgtccacttctaaagaaccccagtctgactggggcatgcagtgtgggccaaagcctacctgcattaaacatgatattacctcagctgcgatgggcaatgcaatgggatatatttatgtaccgtcggtggcttcctggcacccacccatgctgtgggtccacagggagttgtaactgcatgtgtccacttctaaagaaccccagtgtgactgtggcatgcagtgtgggccgacgcccacctgcatttaatcggacgttacctcagctgtgatgggcactgcaatgggatacatttatgtacagccggtgggttccagggagccacccatgctgtgggtgcacacagaattcccattgcggagttgtacctgcctgtgactatttataaaaaaccgcggtctgactggggcatgcagacacgttgacagaatgaatagtgtgtggcacataggttccccattgctatgcccacgtgtgcagctcctgatggcggtggcacaggattatatttctcattgcttctgtacagcattgtgggctatcgccccgccccttttaaagagggtcgctgcctagccgtgccaaccctctgcagtgtgtgcctgcggttcctcctcatggcagacgcacttctaaatagacatgagggtggtgtggcatgagtgcagctgaaggctgcgcagggacactttggtgtgcgctgtggacactgcgtcgtgcggggggggggggggtttgcagcatgtaacacaggagaagtggcagcagagtgtcatgcaggcagtgattgtgctttgttggaggtagtgtggtgcttagctaaggtatgcattgctaatgagggcttttcagaagtaaaagttgttgggaggggggggcactcttgccgctattgtggtttaatagtgggacctgggaacttgagatgcagcccaacatgtagcccctcgcctgccctatccgttgctgtgccgttcccatcactttcttgaattgcccagattttcacaaatgaaaaccttagcggagcataggtcccatacaaaaatgctcgagtcgcccattgacttcaatggggttcgttactcgaaacgaaccctcgagcatcgcgataatttcgtcccgagtaacgagcacccgagcattttggtgctcgctcatttctaataggCAACCAAGTATCTGCCAGCCTCCTTTCTAGTACAAGTCTACACACTAATTAGAAACAATAATGGTTTCTTCAACTATGCAGATCCCGCTGTGGCTGCTGCAAACATACATCTAACAGAAACAAAGAATTTTTCAAttcagataaaaataaaaaattcaaaaTACAAAGCTTTATTAATTGCAAAACTGCAGGAATTATTTATGTCATATTATGCACAGATTGCGATCTATTGTATGTGGGATGTACTTCTAGGAAATTCCACAATAGGATATCGGAACACATTAGGAACATTCAGAAAGGGAACATGGAGTGGTCACTTTATACAAACACGTAACAGCAAAGGCAATAGTTTTTTGTACTTCGATTTAATAAAGTTAAAAACAACAAAATGAAACCAGTTGAGATGCAAGATACTCAAAAGAGAATCTTTTGGGGTTTTCCAATTAaatacaagatatatatatatatatatatatatatatatatatatatatatatacacacacacaaaatatttatatatGGGGAATATTGATATTCTTTAAAATGCTCAGGTATGTGGTCTGGTTTGGTACCACATTGGTAGAACTCATTTGGTTAAgtgtttattatatatatatatatatatatatatatatatatatgtatatatgtatatatatatatatatatttgtgattCTCCAAAAACCGAATTCATTTTTATCTTTTACTTCCTATTTAATTCTTTAGAGCTTACTTACACGAGCATACATCGACCAgctttttcacagccggccgatatacgcttccatctgaacagttcccccctttccttcccctcaccagctctctgcttctctcctccactttAGCGTTTGCAttgagagggggcgggacgggggcggagctaagctgccagaaaacgcttgtgtgaataaggcctgaaaATGATTAATTACTTCCACCCTTGCATTTACTGGATGGATTCCACATATTGAAATTTATTTTATGGAAGCGACCATACTTCTGTAGATTACCTTTACATTCTAACTCTCATAATCTCAACAATGACTCTTGTTCTTGAAAATTCAAATACACAAATCCATTATTTGTTTCtcatgatgtattcttttttactTCATTTCTCTCAGTTGAACAAAATAATGTCTGCAGAAGGTTAAAAGTTGAGCAAATCTATTAACATCCTTGAGAGatgaaaaaaggttttaaaattcTCTATTGATACAAAACCCAATCGTCTACATAGTATACTTATAAGATGTTCATTAACATTACAGGATAAATTATCAATCAGGTTTTCTTGTTGCGAGCTGGGTATTTTCTTTGTCCTCTTATGTTTTTTTCCTCCATATCTGTCGTTTTTTGGCATTCTAaatacattttcttttcttttattcatGGAGTGCGGAGTATTAGAACTATTACTGTCCATGGGTAATCTGACACTTCTGTGAATTGAAGTGGCTGAATTGAATTAAGAAGAATGGGTGAGCTGACTCCTTTCTATCTGATATATTGTAGTTTCTCTGTTATAGTCCCTGTAAATGTATAAGTAAAGTGACATTGGGTGTTCCAATTCCCATTGTCACAGGACATGCTACATACTCCAATCAGTATGAGACTATGTATGGACATACGCTATTCACAAAGGTCATACATTCCCAGGATGAATAGTGATATAGGGCACCCACTGTTTTTCCTGAATAAAGGTAATTTCACACAAAGGATCTCAAGGAAAACAGCCAAATCTCTTACtgtttttttcagtattttttttcatCAGAAAACAGTGCAGTCAGCTCTCTTGTACATTTCAAAGAAAATCATGCTATTTTTTACAAGCTTAAAAAATCCCAGAAAAAGGGTATCTCAAGGAACTCTAAGCCCAAATTCACACGTGTGTATTATGGACACATTCAAATGTCTgtatatggacatatgtcttgGCCCAACCACAAGATTTATTAGCGAAACTCGGAGCATCATAGATACCCCCCacaaagcttgacaaagacccagagGGTTGAAACATAGCTTGTATCTTTTGGCATGGAGAAATAAAATCTATTGGTTTATTTGGCACCGATATACGATGCCACAAGCTCCTTTTTTCTATGGATCCCTCCGCAGTCGGGCAAGGACATAGGTACGTATTATGGGCACATGAATGTATCcataatatggtcatgtgaaattGGGCTTATGGATATTATAGATGCACTAGTGTAAAGAACACTTTTAATTGGCAGATGCTCTTTAATATTATTGTGCAGAAAGTACTTTTTTGATAACAATATAAGTCATCTGTTGGTAGAAATATCTTTGTTCCACAAAACAAAAAGGATATATACATCATATATTAATGCAGAGTTTCAATTAAATGATTCTATGTTAAATAATACAATGGACGATAAAACAGTATATGACACTTTTATTTAGCATATTGTATTAGCGCAGTGTAGTgctacaggtatattcttgtgtttCAAATCAAGGATTAAGTACGAGATGCTCAGAGAATCACTGACAGGTCACACAGCACTGTGTAATCAAGACTGATTCTGTTTATTTGTTAACAAGCACAAGTTATTATATTTCTTTTAGACAAGCATTGAAAACAAGCTAGAAGGTATCTGACTTATGCATAACGTGTTACGATTCTTTATTATTGGTTACTGAAACTTAGCATGTTCAGTTGTATGCTGAATGTGTTAAGCAATCATTAATCAGTTACCTGAGCTTACTTAATTTAAGGATTATATGGttgaatgcatatatatatatatatatatatatatatatatatatacacacacacatatacattcatCTAAGACTTAAGTCCAGTTTTAATCAGGTCCTCGTCTTGTGAAGGTCAGGCGCAGTACACACTTTTGTAAGCGAAGGTAACTTGCAGCTGTTCTTTGTAAGGCCTttgtaaatggccttttaaacAGTCTTGCAGACCTCTGTTGCTATTCATGTGTTAAGATATCTGAATACGTGTCAAGTACAAATCACAAAGTGGAAGAGAGAAGAGATGGAGTACAGCAAACATTATAGTTTCTCTCACAATTGTATATAATAAAAGTACAGTAGTGACCCTGGAGCAGGATTCTCCATAAAAACAAATATACAGGATATTTAAGTTATTGTAAAGGATACATAATAATTATTTATTAATCTTGAAACTCTAGACCAACATTGTATGTTGCAAAgtataaacaaaaacaaaaaaacataatttgcTTTCATTACCAACATGCATTGTACACTACTCTTGAAGTAATGATTGCCAACTATTATACACAACTGTATATACACAATGAGTATTAATTGACTGGTTTTATACAAATAGTATGATAAGTGCTGTCAGGTGTATCATATCCTCTAAAGCGGCGTAAGCATTTGATACTTTCATGGCACATCTGCTTTGAGCAGACCAACTATCGGGGGATGAGAAGCAGGGAATGAGGTGGTAGTCAATGGTAGCTTTA encodes:
- the LOC136579157 gene encoding uncharacterized protein yields the protein MQPYQGGPDEDASTYIIYDFECQQDTELKAYCKQDVEVLRKSCERYRDRIMDMAKKKVRRYCTEKRKNVTVTYCVDPFQHITLASVCMAIYRFKFLPKDTIAVVPSDNYHKAKKRYSTPAIQWLMYVSHSENIVIQHALRGGEKKVGNYYLDGYAYVDGRHIAFEFNGCFFHGCGVCFSANAQNNVTKTTYSQLYQASLAKMRYLQQQGYTLRVLWEHEWREMIETNSDLQAFLLKMQFPVPLEPRDALYGGRTNAIKLYHRLADGETINYYDFTSLYPFINKTKTYPIGHPTIIYEDFTYIKNYFGIAKVKVYPPRDLFFPVLPVKMNHKLMFPLCYTCALNSLSDPCSHTDEERSIVGTWCTIELEMAVEKGYRIAHTYEIWHFPETSDNLFASYIELHLRDKQEASGFPSWCTDDDKKNAYIDSFLQKEGVQLRKEEIGVNPAKRQISKLFLNSLWGKFAQKSNLPCTNIVTDPDKLFEYVFLPQYEISGLNFIDDETANVTWKYAKEHHTVNKNTNIFIACFTTAYARLELYSLLDRLQERCLYHDTDSVMFVQREGDWNPPLGDYLGELTSEIPDDTHITEFVSAGPKTYGYKLNTGKTVLKVKGITLNTSATQVVNFDSLKDLVLDYQRNSDPETQKTITVEQPGFVRDKKYWDIETRPLQKTQRCVYTKRICKEYVLPDQLSINATQSARSCEETTIRRIHTITSQC